The nucleotide sequence CTTGAACACGTCGCAGCGGAGCTGGACGGCGGTGGCGACCTTGTTGACATTCTGCCCGCCCGGCCCGCTGGCGGCGATGAAGCTTTCGCTCAGCGCTTCTTCCGGGATGCGGAAGGGTTCAGAGCTGGACATCGCCGAAACCGGCATTGACGAAGGTCGGCGGCAGCGGCGCGGTCGCCTCGATCGGCGCCTTTCCGTCGCGCTCGACGCGCAGCGACAGGGCATGGAGCAGCATCGGCCCTTTGCCGGCGCCATAGACGGGATCGCCCGCGATCGGAATCCCGATCCCATCGGCCGCATGGACTCGGAGCTGATGCGTGCGCCCGGTCTCGGGCGTGAAGACCACCACCGCCCGCCCGTCCCGCACTTCGGCCACCCGCCAGCGGGTGAGGGAAGGCCGCCCCTTAGGATCGTTCACCATCCTCCAGCCCTCCTCGGCGCTCGACACCTTGCCGAGCGGCATGTCGACCGTGCCCTCGCTCGCCTCCGGCACCCCGTCGAGCACTGCCACATAGGTCTTCGCCACCTTCTTCTCCTCGAAGGCGCGCTGGAAGCGCTTGTGCGCCTTGGGGTTGCGGGCGAGGAGCAGGCAGCCGGACGTGTCCCGGTCGAGCCGGTGGACGGGGAGCGGCTCGCGCCGGAAGCCGAAGCGGAAATGCTTCAGATAATCCTCAAAGCTCTCGCGCGTCCGCGTGCCCGGGTGGACTGCCAGGCCCGCCGGCTTGTCGATGACGATCGCCTCGCCGTCGATGAACAGGACATATTTGTCCCACATAGCCGCCTTGTCCTGCATGGCTTCCGCCCCTGCCACGGCTGTTGCAAGGGCGCAACGGAGGCCGCGGCGAAACCTGAAACAATGCCGTTTACGGCGAATTAACCTTTTAACTTCATTTATCGCGTGGTTAACCAAGGTTACCGGGTTCCATGGGCCTTTGGGTCGGAGCCGCGAGCGAGGGGGTAAACCTATGCGTGTGCTGCTGATTGAGGACGAGCCGACGACCGCCAAGAGCATCGAGCTGATGCTGAGCGCCGAAGGCTTCAACGTCTATACGACCGATCTGGGCGAAGAGGGCTTGGACCTCGGCAAGCTCTATGACTACGACATCATCTGCCTGGACCTGAACCTCCCGGACATGCACGGCTACGACGTGCTGAAGAAGCTGCGCACCGCCAAGGTCGGAACCCCGGTCCTGATTCTCTCGGGCGTCAGCGAGATGGATTCGAAGGTTCGCGCATTGGGCTTCGGCGCCGACGACTATGTCACCAAGCCTTTCCACCGCGACGAGCTGGTCGCTCGCATCCACGCGGTCGTGCGCCGCTCCAAGGGGCATAGCCAGTCGGTGATCAAGACCGGCAAGCTCGCCGTGAACCTCGACGCCAAGACGGTCGAGGTCGACAGCGCCCGCGTGCACCTCACCGGCAAGGAATATGCGATGCTGGAGCTGCTGTCGCTCCGCAAGGGCACGACCCTCACCAAGGAAATGTTTTTGAACCATCTCTATGGCGGGATGGACGAGCCGGAGCTGAAGATCATCGACGTCTTCATCTGCAAGCTCCGCAAGAAGCTGTCGCTCGCCTGTAGCGGCGACAATTATATCGAGACCGTCTGGGGCCGCGGCTATGTGTTGCGCGATCCGGAGGAGGTCGAACAGGTTCAGGTCGCCTGATCGCCGCCTGAGTGTCCATCGCAGTGTTTGTGACGGCCGGCCCCGACGGGGCCGGCCTTCTTTTTGGGAGCCGCCAGCGCGTTCGTGCATTGGTGATCCGATCGCCATGACGAGCGGGACGCGTGATGACCTATTGCCTCGGAATGCTGCTCGATGCCGGCCTGGTGCTGATCGCCGACACGCGGACCAATGCGGGCGTCGACAATTTCTCCTGCTACAAGAAGCTGCACTGTCTCGCCGAAGGCCCGGACCGGCAGGTCTTCGCGGCGAGCTCGGGCAGCCTCTCGGTCAGCCAGTCGGTGATCGCCTTGCTGGAGGAGGGGCTCCCACCCGAGGATAAGGAGGAGGCGCCGCGCAGGCTTGCCGCCGTCACCTCCATGTTCCGGGCCGCTCAACTGGTCGGCGAAGCGGTCCAGATCATCAATCGCAAGGTGGGCGCCGCCCTGGAGGCGATCCACATCAACAGCTCGGTCTCCTTCCTGCTCGGAGGTCGGATAGGCGAGGAGTCGCCGCGGCTGTTCCTGATCTACGCGGCCGGCAACTTCATCGAATGCCAGCCCGATTCGCCGTTCCTCCAGATCGGCGAGACCAAATATGGCCGGCCGATCCTCGATCGCAGCGTCGATATGGAGATGCCGCTTCCCGACGCGGTGAAGATCGCCTTCCTTTCCTTCGATTCGGCCATGCGCTCCAATCTCGGCGTCGCCCGGCCGCTCGACATGGTGGTGATGGCGCGAGATCGATCGCTGCCGCTACTCACCCGCCGGATCGAGCCCGACGACGAATATTTCAACGACATGTCCTTGCGCTGGGCGCGCATGTTGCATCAGGCCACCCTGACCATTCCCGACCCGCCCTTCATGGTGGGCTATGGCGGCGAGGAACAGCAAAGAGGCAGAGGGGCCGCGTGAGCCGGGAACGCCTTACCGGCTGAGCGGCAGTTCCTTCTGGTCGGGTTCGAAGCGGCGCCAGCCGTCGGGGCCGAGCCGCTCCAGCGGGCGGAAATTGGCCTTGTAGGCCATGCGCTTGGCATCCTCGACCCAATAGCCGAGATAGACATAGGGAAGCCCGGCGCGGGCGGCGCGGGTGATGTGGTCGAGGATGATGTAGGTGCCGAGGCCGTGCCGTTCGTGATCCTCGGGCTCGAAGAAGCTGTAGATCATCGACAGTCCGTCGGCCTGCTGGTCGGTGAGGCAGGCGCCGACGAGCCGGCCGGGGCGGCCGCCCACCGACGGTTCGCGATATTCCACGACGTAGGTCTTGACCGGACTCTGCTCGACCATGTCGGAAAAATCGCTCTCGTCCATGTCGGCCATGCCGCCGCCGGGGTGGCGCGCCTTCAAATAGCGGCGGAGCAACTCATACTGCTCCTCGGTCGTCCAAGGCTTGCAGGCGGTGACCTCGAGATCGGCATGACGGCGCAGCATCTTGCGCTGGGTCGCGCTCGGCTGGAACTCGCCGGCGATGACGCGAACCGAGACGCAGGCCGAGCAGTCGGCGCAGCTCGGCCGATAGGCGACGCCCTGGCTGCGGCGGAAGCCGATCCGGCCGAGCGCGTCGTTCAACTCGGCGGCATGCTGGCCGCTCAGCTCCGTGAATACCTTCCGCTCGGTCTTGCCCGGCAAATAGGGGCATGGCGACGGCGTCGTCACGAAGAAACGGGGAAAGCGAAACGGTGCGCTCACTGACGCTCCACTAGGAAGAGATCAATGGTAACTGGAATCTTTATGCGCATTCCCGGTTCCGTTGGAAAGAGCGGGACTCGTCGGAATCTAAGTTAATCGACTCCCGTTTCACTCCGGGACGTGCGGTTTAGTGAATCTCAACGGGATGCAGCGTGAAGCCCGCCTCGCGCAAGCTGGTGACGAGACCCTCGAGGTGCGCGGCGTCCCGCGCTTCGCACTCGATGTCGATGAAGGCGTCCTTGGCCGGGAGCGAGGTAAACACGCGCTGGTGGTAGATCTCGACGATGTTGATCTGATGCTGCTCGAACAGTTTCACCACCGAGAAGAGCGCGCCGGGGCGGTCCTGAAGCTCAATCCGGAGGCGGGCCATGCGGCCGGAGCGGGCGAGATCGCGCAGCAGCACCGTGGCAAGCAGCCGCGTGTCGATATTGCCGCCGGTGAGGATGAGGCCGACGGTGCGGCCCTCGAAGCGCGCCTTATGGGTAAGCAGCGCCGCCAGCCCGGCCGCACCGGCGCCTTCGGCGACGGTCTTCTCGATCTGGAGGAGCAGGCTGACGGCCGTCTCGATGTCACGCTCGGGAACGAGGAGGATTTCGTCGACGAGGGTTTTGACGATGCCCGCGGTGAGCTTGCCCGGCGCCTTCACCGCGATCCCTTCGGCGATCGTGTCGCCCGCGGTCGGAAGATCGCAGCCGGTCACCTTGCAATACATGGAAGGATATAGCTGGGCCTCGACGCCGATGAGTTGGATGTCCGGCTTCATCGCCTTGGCCGCCGTTCCGACGCCCGAGATGAGGCCGCCGCCTCCGATCGGGACGACCAGCGTGTCGATCTCCGGCGCGTCCTCGATCATCTCCAGCGCCACGGTGCCTTGGCCGGCGATGATCTCAGGATCGTCGAAAGGATGGACGAAGGTCAGCCCCCGCTCTTCGGCGAGCTTCAGCGCATGGGCATAAGCTTCGTCGAACAGCTCGCCGTGCAGAACGATGGTGGCGCCATGCCCTTCCGTCTGCATCACCTTGATGGTGGGCGTCGGCCTCGGCATGACGATGGTGACGGGGACGCCGAGCCGCGCGCCATGATAGGCGACCGCCTGGGCATGATTGCCGGCCGAGGCGGCGATGACGCCGCGCGCGCGCTTCTCCTCGTCCATCAGCAGCAGCTTGTTGAGCGCCCCGCGCTCCTTGTAGGCGGCCGTGAACTGGAGATTTTCGAACTTCACATAGACCGTGGCGCCGGTCGCCTCGGAGAGGGTGCGGCTCAGCATCGTCGGGGTGCGCACCACCGCGCCTTCGATGCGCGCGGCGGCGGCCTTGATGTCTTCCAGGGTGACGGGACGGTGTTCGGTTTCTGCGCGCGCGGCCATGGCTCCGAGTAGACCATCTGGCGCGGCAGGCAAACACGCCTTATGCGTCCTCATCCATGGCAAGGATCGCTTTCATCGGATTGGGCGTGATGGGCGCGCCCATGGCCCGCCACCTCGCGGCCAAGGGGCATATGCTCACCGTCTACAACCGCAGCCCCGAAAAGGCGCGCGACTGGGTGAGCCGGCACGGCGGCAGCGCCGCCGCCACGCCCGCCGCGGCCGCGGCCGGGGTCGATGCCGTCATCTCATGCGTCGGCACCGACACGGACGTGGAGGCCATCACCCTCGGTCCCAACGGCGCCTTCAAGAACATGAGGGACGGCGCCCTCTTCATCGATCATACCACCGTCTCGGCGAAGATCGCCCGCCGCGTCGCCGACGAAGGCCGCAAGCGCGGCATCGCCTCGGTCGACGCGCCGGTGTCCGGCGGCCAGGCCGGGGCGGAGAACGGCCAGTTGTCGATCATGTGCGGCGGCACCGAAGCCGCCGTCGCCGCCGCCCAGCCGCTGATGCAGGCATATGCCGGCCGCATCGTCCATGTCGGGCCGGCGGGGGCGGGGCAGCTCACCAAGATGGTCAACCAGATCGCCATCGCCGGCGTCGTCCAGGGCCTGTCCGAGGCGCTCCATTTCGCCAAGGCGGCCGGGCTCGACACGGAAAAGGCGTTCGAGGCCGTGTCGGGCGGCGCGGCGCAGAGTTGGCAGATGGTCAATCGCTGGAAGACGATGGACGCGGGCGAGTTCGATTTCGGTTTCGCCGTCGATTGGATGCGCAAGGACCTCGGCCTCGCGCTGGAGGAGGCGCGGGCCAATGGCGCGCGGCTGCCGGTCGCGGCGCTCGTCGATCAATTCTACGCCGACGTCCAGGCGATGGGTGGCAGCCGGCAGGACACCTCTTCGCTTATCAGAAGGCTGACCGAATGAAGACGCTTCTGGCCGCGCTCGCGGCCCTGTTCCTGGCTCAGGCGGCGTCCGCCGATACGCTCATCGACAACGTCAACGGCTATACGCTGGACGAAGACAACAAGGTCGTCCGTTTCCGCGCCATGCTGATCGGCGACGATGGCCGGGTGAAGGACCTTCTCTCCGGCCGCGACAAGGATCCGAAGGGCGTCGACTTTCGGCTCGACGGCGAGGGGCGGACGCTGATCCCCGGCATCATCGACGCGCATGGCCATGTCATGGGCCTGGGCGTCGCGGCCCTCACCCTCGATCTCTCGGACACCAACTCGCTGCAGGAAGCGCAGGCGAAGATCGCCGCTTATGCCGCGGCCAATCCCCGCCCTCGCTGGATCGTCGGGCGCGGCTGGAACCAGGAGAAATGGGGCCTCGGCGGCTTTCCCACCGCCGCCGACATCGACGCCGTCGTCTCCGACCGGCCGGTCTGGCTGGAGCGCGTGGACGGCCACGCCGGCTGGGCGAACACGGCCGCCATGACGGAAGCCGGCATCACCGCCGAGACGGAATCGCCGCCGGGCGGCATCGTCGAGAAGGTCGACGGCAAGCCCTCGGGCATCTTCGTCGACGCCGCGTCCGAGCTGGTCGCCAAGGTCGTGCCGCCGCCGCTGCCGATCGTCCGGGACCGTGCATTCCTGGCGGCGCAGGAGGCTCTCCTCTCCGTCGGCATCACCGCCGTCGCCGACATGGGCACGAGCGCCGAGGACTGGGCGGTGATTCGCCGTGCCGGCGACCATGGCCGCCTGCGCATGCGCATCCTTTCCTATTCGTCCGGGCTGGAGCCGCTGCTCGCCGTGGCGGGCACCGAACCGACGCCCTGGCTCTACGAGAGCAAGCTCAGGATGGTCGGGGTCAAGCTCTACAGCGACGGCGCGCTGGGCTCGCGCGGGGCCTGGCTCAAGCAGCCTTATGCCGACGCGCCGGCCGAAAGTGGCCTCGGCTTTCTCTCCGACACGATGCTGCGCAACCTGATGAGCCGCGCCGCCATGGACGGCTTCCAGGTCGCGGTCCACGCGATCGGCGACGCCGCCAACGCCCAGCTGCTGGGCGCGATCGAGGAGCTGGCCGACACCTATGAAGGCGACCGCCGCTGGCGCGTCGAGCATGCCCAGATCGTCGATCCCGCCGACCTGCCCCGCTTCGCCGAGCACGGCATCATCGCCTCGATGCAGCCGGTCCACGAGGCGTCCGACTGGCGCATGGCCGAAGCGCGCATGGGCGTCGACCGGCTGAAGGGCGCCTATGCCTGGCGGAGCATGCTGGAAAAGGGCGTGCCGCTCGCCTTCGGCTCTGACTTCCCGGTCGAATCGCCCAATCCTTTCCCCGGCCTCGCCGTCGCCATCACGCGCGAGGACGCCCAGGGCCAGCCGCCCGGCGGCTGGATGCCCGAGCAGACGCTGATCCTGTCGGAGGCGCTCGCCGCCTTCACCACGGGTGCCGCCTATGCCGGCTTCGCCGAGGACCGGCTCGGCAGCCTTGAGAAGGGCAAGCTCGCCGACTTCATCTTCCTCGACCGCGACATCTTCCGCTCCACCCCTGAGCAGATCCGCGACACCCAGGTGCTCGAAACCTGGATCGGCGGGCGCAAGATGTGGGAGCGGGACTAGAGGAAGCGGGGGCGGATCAGCCGACCGTCTCGATCAGCCGGTCGGGCGTCAGTATCTGCGGCAGCATCTCGGGCGCCTCGCCCGGCGCATAATAAAGGTAGAGCGGCACGCCGCTACGGCCATGCTTGGCAAGGAAGCGCCCGATCGCCGGGTCGTTCCTCGTCCAGTCGCCAACGAGGACGGCGACGTCGCGCGCTTCGAACGCCTCCGCCACCTCCTGCCGCTCCAGCGCCACCTTCTCGTTCACCTTGCAGGTCACGCACCAGTCGGCCGTGA is from Sphingosinicella humi and encodes:
- a CDS encoding RluA family pseudouridine synthase is translated as MQDKAAMWDKYVLFIDGEAIVIDKPAGLAVHPGTRTRESFEDYLKHFRFGFRREPLPVHRLDRDTSGCLLLARNPKAHKRFQRAFEEKKVAKTYVAVLDGVPEASEGTVDMPLGKVSSAEEGWRMVNDPKGRPSLTRWRVAEVRDGRAVVVFTPETGRTHQLRVHAADGIGIPIAGDPVYGAGKGPMLLHALSLRVERDGKAPIEATAPLPPTFVNAGFGDVQL
- the ctrA gene encoding response regulator transcription factor CtrA, yielding MRVLLIEDEPTTAKSIELMLSAEGFNVYTTDLGEEGLDLGKLYDYDIICLDLNLPDMHGYDVLKKLRTAKVGTPVLILSGVSEMDSKVRALGFGADDYVTKPFHRDELVARIHAVVRRSKGHSQSVIKTGKLAVNLDAKTVEVDSARVHLTGKEYAMLELLSLRKGTTLTKEMFLNHLYGGMDEPELKIIDVFICKLRKKLSLACSGDNYIETVWGRGYVLRDPEEVEQVQVA
- a CDS encoding peptidase, with the protein product MTYCLGMLLDAGLVLIADTRTNAGVDNFSCYKKLHCLAEGPDRQVFAASSGSLSVSQSVIALLEEGLPPEDKEEAPRRLAAVTSMFRAAQLVGEAVQIINRKVGAALEAIHINSSVSFLLGGRIGEESPRLFLIYAAGNFIECQPDSPFLQIGETKYGRPILDRSVDMEMPLPDAVKIAFLSFDSAMRSNLGVARPLDMVVMARDRSLPLLTRRIEPDDEYFNDMSLRWARMLHQATLTIPDPPFMVGYGGEEQQRGRGAA
- a CDS encoding arginyltransferase, whose product is MSAPFRFPRFFVTTPSPCPYLPGKTERKVFTELSGQHAAELNDALGRIGFRRSQGVAYRPSCADCSACVSVRVIAGEFQPSATQRKMLRRHADLEVTACKPWTTEEQYELLRRYLKARHPGGGMADMDESDFSDMVEQSPVKTYVVEYREPSVGGRPGRLVGACLTDQQADGLSMIYSFFEPEDHERHGLGTYIILDHITRAARAGLPYVYLGYWVEDAKRMAYKANFRPLERLGPDGWRRFEPDQKELPLSR
- a CDS encoding threonine ammonia-lyase, whose protein sequence is MAARAETEHRPVTLEDIKAAAARIEGAVVRTPTMLSRTLSEATGATVYVKFENLQFTAAYKERGALNKLLLMDEEKRARGVIAASAGNHAQAVAYHGARLGVPVTIVMPRPTPTIKVMQTEGHGATIVLHGELFDEAYAHALKLAEERGLTFVHPFDDPEIIAGQGTVALEMIEDAPEIDTLVVPIGGGGLISGVGTAAKAMKPDIQLIGVEAQLYPSMYCKVTGCDLPTAGDTIAEGIAVKAPGKLTAGIVKTLVDEILLVPERDIETAVSLLLQIEKTVAEGAGAAGLAALLTHKARFEGRTVGLILTGGNIDTRLLATVLLRDLARSGRMARLRIELQDRPGALFSVVKLFEQHQINIVEIYHQRVFTSLPAKDAFIDIECEARDAAHLEGLVTSLREAGFTLHPVEIH
- a CDS encoding NAD(P)-dependent oxidoreductase, with the protein product MARIAFIGLGVMGAPMARHLAAKGHMLTVYNRSPEKARDWVSRHGGSAAATPAAAAAGVDAVISCVGTDTDVEAITLGPNGAFKNMRDGALFIDHTTVSAKIARRVADEGRKRGIASVDAPVSGGQAGAENGQLSIMCGGTEAAVAAAQPLMQAYAGRIVHVGPAGAGQLTKMVNQIAIAGVVQGLSEALHFAKAAGLDTEKAFEAVSGGAAQSWQMVNRWKTMDAGEFDFGFAVDWMRKDLGLALEEARANGARLPVAALVDQFYADVQAMGGSRQDTSSLIRRLTE
- a CDS encoding amidohydrolase, with product MKTLLAALAALFLAQAASADTLIDNVNGYTLDEDNKVVRFRAMLIGDDGRVKDLLSGRDKDPKGVDFRLDGEGRTLIPGIIDAHGHVMGLGVAALTLDLSDTNSLQEAQAKIAAYAAANPRPRWIVGRGWNQEKWGLGGFPTAADIDAVVSDRPVWLERVDGHAGWANTAAMTEAGITAETESPPGGIVEKVDGKPSGIFVDAASELVAKVVPPPLPIVRDRAFLAAQEALLSVGITAVADMGTSAEDWAVIRRAGDHGRLRMRILSYSSGLEPLLAVAGTEPTPWLYESKLRMVGVKLYSDGALGSRGAWLKQPYADAPAESGLGFLSDTMLRNLMSRAAMDGFQVAVHAIGDAANAQLLGAIEELADTYEGDRRWRVEHAQIVDPADLPRFAEHGIIASMQPVHEASDWRMAEARMGVDRLKGAYAWRSMLEKGVPLAFGSDFPVESPNPFPGLAVAITREDAQGQPPGGWMPEQTLILSEALAAFTTGAAYAGFAEDRLGSLEKGKLADFIFLDRDIFRSTPEQIRDTQVLETWIGGRKMWERD